In Oncorhynchus tshawytscha isolate Ot180627B linkage group LG06, Otsh_v2.0, whole genome shotgun sequence, the following are encoded in one genomic region:
- the LOC112252411 gene encoding mucosa-associated lymphoid tissue lymphoma translocation protein 1 isoform X1, with amino-acid sequence MCMVFGRSSDIVIVQHPVSVYVPLNYKVTLSVRAEGTGILNYQWFKSSKEEVFGGTRADLIVTAQRSQLYICRVNDQFCNCMFSKWVTVKVLDIAKPGLPVAWRGEPHIAVHPAPQTVRQGERLTLSCTAFGIPTPHYQWYRNGLPLLGKTTDTLQIENAESDHRGTYLCYVSNVQEERWTEAADVEIVPSNQLTATDKVALLIGNLNYSHHPDLMAPTMDVHELANLLQQLGFRVVSLLDLTREEMLAAIDKFLLLLDRGVYALFYYAGHGYERLGRNYLVAIDAPQPYRSENCVCVQRVMCKMQERRTALNVVLLDTCRTWYNLDCIASEIRPLVPMGNTVYGYATCENAEAYEVQDGGKSTGIFTKYLNKHILQLEKVTHILELVSESQCSYLGRDPFVIGKQAVEIRHTLKEPRSLTDPIRTTGHTGELHLRDACRRQANELPHQKLLIFNCGVEVEVSFSALFSNVMVAFGRVKTTGPRAQDCTITLRSTPAMEDIFSSPGRSGEMDSLLLNNLVAENPDCSLRLCGLQKLQGSLVIKVDLHYTHMDRKLWLQESKQLDIGKPLVASCDLHRGQQAMVSQRRDGAPAQSMGHSRISHSKQRPRQTLGQPGRPFTKSAECAAKVPTARSNEPGENDETEPH; translated from the exons ATGTGCATGGTGTTTGGTCGCAGTTCAG ACATCGTCATTGTGCAGCATCCTGTTTCTGTGTATGTACCACTGAACTATAAGGTGACTCTGAGTGTGAGAGCAGAGGGAACCGGTATCCTGAACTACCAGTGGTTCAAGTCTAGTAAAGAGGAG GTATTTGGTGGGACCAGAGCAGATCTGATTGTCACAGCCCAGAGGTCTCAGCTCTACATTTGTCGCGTGAATGACCAGTTCTGCAACTGTATGTTCAGTAAATGGGTCACAGTAAAGGTCCTGGACATTGCTAAACCAG gtcTCCCAGTAGCATGGCGAGGGGAGCCCCATATCGCTGTACACCCTGCACCCCAGACTGTCAGACAAGGGGAGAGACTCACCCTCAGCTGCACCGCCTTTGGCATTCCCACCCCTCACTACCAGTGGTACAGAAATGGACTTCCTCTGTTGGGCAAGACCACGGACACACTGCAG ATAGAGAATGCAGAGTCAGACCATAGAGGAACATATCTCTGCTATGTATCCAATGTtcaagaggagagatggacagaggcaGCTGATGTTGAAATAG TGCCATCTAATCAACTCACAG CGACTGACAAAGTGGCCCTGCTTATTGGTAACCTCAACTACTCCCACCATCCGGACCTGATGGCCCCCACTATGGATGTCCATGAGCTGGCCAACCTGCTGCAGCAGCTGGGCTTCAGAGTGGTGTCTCTACTGGATCTCACCAGGGAGGAGATGCTGGCGGCTATTGACAAGTTCCTTCTCCTGCTTGACAGGGGCGTGTATG CCCTGTTCTACTATGCTGGTCATGGGTACGAACGTTTAGGGAGAAACTATCTGGTGGCCATAGATGCTCCACAACCATACCGTTCAGAGAACTGTGTCTGTGTACAGAGGGTCATGTGCAAGATGCAGGAGAGACGGACTGCATTGAATGTGGTCTTACTAGACACCTGCAGAACATG GTACAACCTAGATTGCATAGCTTCTGAAATCAGGCCCTTGGTACCAATGGGAAACACCGTGTATGGATATGCCAC ATGTGAAAATGCAGAGGCTTATGAGGTACAGGACGGAGGGAAGAGCACCGGAATCTTCACTAAATATCTGAACAAGCACATCCTACAGCTAGAGAAAGTCACCCACATCCTGGAGCTGGTGTCTGAGAGTCAGTGTTCTT ATCTGGGCAGAGACCCTTTCGTCATAGGCAAGCAGGCGGTGGAAATCAGACACACACTAAAGGAGCCCCGCTCCCTCACAGATCCGATCAGGACCACCGGCCACACTGGAGAACTACATCTGAGAGACGCCTGCCGGAGACAGGCCAACG AGCTACCACATCAGAAGTTGCTTATTTTCAACTGTGGAGTTGAGGTGGAGGTCAGCTTCTCAGCCTTGTTCTCCAACGTCATGGTTGCTTTTGGCAGAGTGAAAACCACTGGACCCAGAGCCCAGGACTGCACTATCACTCTGAGGAGCACACCT GCAATGGAGGATATATTCTCTAGTCCTGGGAGGTCAGGTGAAATGGACTCTCTGTTGCTAAATAACTTGGTTGCTGAAAACCCTGACTGTAGCCTCAGACTTTGTGGCCTTCAAAAGCTTCAG GGATCCTTAGTGATAAAGGTGGACCTACACTATACCCACATGGACAGGAAGCTGTGGCTACAAGAGAGCAAACAGCTGGACATAGGGAAGCCTCTTGTGGCATCCTGTGATCTGCACAGGGGACAGCAAGCAATGGTTTCCCAGAGACGAGATGGTGCCCCTGCCCAGAGTATGGGACACAGCCGCATCTCACACAGTAAGCAGCGCCCACGTCAGACATTGGGCCAGCCAGGCCGCCCCTTCACTAAGAGTGCAGAGTGTGCTGCCAAAGTCCCCACTGCAAGGAGCAATGAACCAGGGGAGAATGATGAGACTGAGCCCCATTGA
- the LOC112252411 gene encoding mucosa-associated lymphoid tissue lymphoma translocation protein 1 isoform X3 → MCMVFGRSSDIVIVQHPVSVYVPLNYKVTLSVRAEGTGILNYQWFKSSKEEVFGGTRADLIVTAQRSQLYICRVNDQFCNCMFSKWVTVKVLDIAKPGLPVAWRGEPHIAVHPAPQTVRQGERLTLSCTAFGIPTPHYQWYRNGLPLLGKTTDTLQIENAESDHRGTYLCYVSNVQEERWTEAADVEIVPSNQLTATDKVALLIGNLNYSHHPDLMAPTMDVHELANLLQQLGFRVVSLLDLTREEMLAAIDKFLLLLDRGVYALFYYAGHGYERLGRNYLVAIDAPQPYRSENCVCVQRVMCKMQERRTALNVVLLDTCRTWYNLDCIASEIRPLVPMGNTVYGYATCENAEAYEVQDGGKSTGIFTKYLNKHILQLEKVTHILELVSENLGRDPFVIGKQAVEIRHTLKEPRSLTDPIRTTGHTGELHLRDACRRQANELPHQKLLIFNCGVEVEVSFSALFSNVMVAFGRVKTTGPRAQDCTITLRSTPAMEDIFSSPGRSGEMDSLLLNNLVAENPDCSLRLCGLQKLQGSLVIKVDLHYTHMDRKLWLQESKQLDIGKPLVASCDLHRGQQAMVSQRRDGAPAQSMGHSRISHSKQRPRQTLGQPGRPFTKSAECAAKVPTARSNEPGENDETEPH, encoded by the exons ATGTGCATGGTGTTTGGTCGCAGTTCAG ACATCGTCATTGTGCAGCATCCTGTTTCTGTGTATGTACCACTGAACTATAAGGTGACTCTGAGTGTGAGAGCAGAGGGAACCGGTATCCTGAACTACCAGTGGTTCAAGTCTAGTAAAGAGGAG GTATTTGGTGGGACCAGAGCAGATCTGATTGTCACAGCCCAGAGGTCTCAGCTCTACATTTGTCGCGTGAATGACCAGTTCTGCAACTGTATGTTCAGTAAATGGGTCACAGTAAAGGTCCTGGACATTGCTAAACCAG gtcTCCCAGTAGCATGGCGAGGGGAGCCCCATATCGCTGTACACCCTGCACCCCAGACTGTCAGACAAGGGGAGAGACTCACCCTCAGCTGCACCGCCTTTGGCATTCCCACCCCTCACTACCAGTGGTACAGAAATGGACTTCCTCTGTTGGGCAAGACCACGGACACACTGCAG ATAGAGAATGCAGAGTCAGACCATAGAGGAACATATCTCTGCTATGTATCCAATGTtcaagaggagagatggacagaggcaGCTGATGTTGAAATAG TGCCATCTAATCAACTCACAG CGACTGACAAAGTGGCCCTGCTTATTGGTAACCTCAACTACTCCCACCATCCGGACCTGATGGCCCCCACTATGGATGTCCATGAGCTGGCCAACCTGCTGCAGCAGCTGGGCTTCAGAGTGGTGTCTCTACTGGATCTCACCAGGGAGGAGATGCTGGCGGCTATTGACAAGTTCCTTCTCCTGCTTGACAGGGGCGTGTATG CCCTGTTCTACTATGCTGGTCATGGGTACGAACGTTTAGGGAGAAACTATCTGGTGGCCATAGATGCTCCACAACCATACCGTTCAGAGAACTGTGTCTGTGTACAGAGGGTCATGTGCAAGATGCAGGAGAGACGGACTGCATTGAATGTGGTCTTACTAGACACCTGCAGAACATG GTACAACCTAGATTGCATAGCTTCTGAAATCAGGCCCTTGGTACCAATGGGAAACACCGTGTATGGATATGCCAC ATGTGAAAATGCAGAGGCTTATGAGGTACAGGACGGAGGGAAGAGCACCGGAATCTTCACTAAATATCTGAACAAGCACATCCTACAGCTAGAGAAAGTCACCCACATCCTGGAGCTGGTGTCTGAGA ATCTGGGCAGAGACCCTTTCGTCATAGGCAAGCAGGCGGTGGAAATCAGACACACACTAAAGGAGCCCCGCTCCCTCACAGATCCGATCAGGACCACCGGCCACACTGGAGAACTACATCTGAGAGACGCCTGCCGGAGACAGGCCAACG AGCTACCACATCAGAAGTTGCTTATTTTCAACTGTGGAGTTGAGGTGGAGGTCAGCTTCTCAGCCTTGTTCTCCAACGTCATGGTTGCTTTTGGCAGAGTGAAAACCACTGGACCCAGAGCCCAGGACTGCACTATCACTCTGAGGAGCACACCT GCAATGGAGGATATATTCTCTAGTCCTGGGAGGTCAGGTGAAATGGACTCTCTGTTGCTAAATAACTTGGTTGCTGAAAACCCTGACTGTAGCCTCAGACTTTGTGGCCTTCAAAAGCTTCAG GGATCCTTAGTGATAAAGGTGGACCTACACTATACCCACATGGACAGGAAGCTGTGGCTACAAGAGAGCAAACAGCTGGACATAGGGAAGCCTCTTGTGGCATCCTGTGATCTGCACAGGGGACAGCAAGCAATGGTTTCCCAGAGACGAGATGGTGCCCCTGCCCAGAGTATGGGACACAGCCGCATCTCACACAGTAAGCAGCGCCCACGTCAGACATTGGGCCAGCCAGGCCGCCCCTTCACTAAGAGTGCAGAGTGTGCTGCCAAAGTCCCCACTGCAAGGAGCAATGAACCAGGGGAGAATGATGAGACTGAGCCCCATTGA
- the LOC112252411 gene encoding mucosa-associated lymphoid tissue lymphoma translocation protein 1 isoform X4 — protein sequence MCMVFGRSSDIVIVQHPVSVYVPLNYKVTLSVRAEGTGILNYQWFKSSKEEVFGGTRADLIVTAQRSQLYICRVNDQFCNCMFSKWVTVKVLDIAKPGLPVAWRGEPHIAVHPAPQTVRQGERLTLSCTAFGIPTPHYQWYRNGLPLLGKTTDTLQIENAESDHRGTYLCYVSNVQEERWTEAADVEIVPSNQLTATDKVALLIGNLNYSHHPDLMAPTMDVHELANLLQQLGFRVVSLLDLTREEMLAAIDKFLLLLDRGVYALFYYAGHGYERLGRNYLVAIDAPQPYRSENCVCVQRVMCKMQERRTALNVVLLDTCRTWYNLDCIASEIRPLVPMGNTVYGYATSGQRPFRHRQAGGGNQTHTKGAPLPHRSDQDHRPHWRTTSERRLPETGQRVKTTGPRAQDCTITLRSTPAMEDIFSSPGRSGEMDSLLLNNLVAENPDCSLRLCGLQKLQGSLVIKVDLHYTHMDRKLWLQESKQLDIGKPLVASCDLHRGQQAMVSQRRDGAPAQSMGHSRISHSKQRPRQTLGQPGRPFTKSAECAAKVPTARSNEPGENDETEPH from the exons ATGTGCATGGTGTTTGGTCGCAGTTCAG ACATCGTCATTGTGCAGCATCCTGTTTCTGTGTATGTACCACTGAACTATAAGGTGACTCTGAGTGTGAGAGCAGAGGGAACCGGTATCCTGAACTACCAGTGGTTCAAGTCTAGTAAAGAGGAG GTATTTGGTGGGACCAGAGCAGATCTGATTGTCACAGCCCAGAGGTCTCAGCTCTACATTTGTCGCGTGAATGACCAGTTCTGCAACTGTATGTTCAGTAAATGGGTCACAGTAAAGGTCCTGGACATTGCTAAACCAG gtcTCCCAGTAGCATGGCGAGGGGAGCCCCATATCGCTGTACACCCTGCACCCCAGACTGTCAGACAAGGGGAGAGACTCACCCTCAGCTGCACCGCCTTTGGCATTCCCACCCCTCACTACCAGTGGTACAGAAATGGACTTCCTCTGTTGGGCAAGACCACGGACACACTGCAG ATAGAGAATGCAGAGTCAGACCATAGAGGAACATATCTCTGCTATGTATCCAATGTtcaagaggagagatggacagaggcaGCTGATGTTGAAATAG TGCCATCTAATCAACTCACAG CGACTGACAAAGTGGCCCTGCTTATTGGTAACCTCAACTACTCCCACCATCCGGACCTGATGGCCCCCACTATGGATGTCCATGAGCTGGCCAACCTGCTGCAGCAGCTGGGCTTCAGAGTGGTGTCTCTACTGGATCTCACCAGGGAGGAGATGCTGGCGGCTATTGACAAGTTCCTTCTCCTGCTTGACAGGGGCGTGTATG CCCTGTTCTACTATGCTGGTCATGGGTACGAACGTTTAGGGAGAAACTATCTGGTGGCCATAGATGCTCCACAACCATACCGTTCAGAGAACTGTGTCTGTGTACAGAGGGTCATGTGCAAGATGCAGGAGAGACGGACTGCATTGAATGTGGTCTTACTAGACACCTGCAGAACATG GTACAACCTAGATTGCATAGCTTCTGAAATCAGGCCCTTGGTACCAATGGGAAACACCGTGTATGGATATGCCAC ATCTGGGCAGAGACCCTTTCGTCATAGGCAAGCAGGCGGTGGAAATCAGACACACACTAAAGGAGCCCCGCTCCCTCACAGATCCGATCAGGACCACCGGCCACACTGGAGAACTACATCTGAGAGACGCCTGCCGGAGACAGGCCAACG AGTGAAAACCACTGGACCCAGAGCCCAGGACTGCACTATCACTCTGAGGAGCACACCT GCAATGGAGGATATATTCTCTAGTCCTGGGAGGTCAGGTGAAATGGACTCTCTGTTGCTAAATAACTTGGTTGCTGAAAACCCTGACTGTAGCCTCAGACTTTGTGGCCTTCAAAAGCTTCAG GGATCCTTAGTGATAAAGGTGGACCTACACTATACCCACATGGACAGGAAGCTGTGGCTACAAGAGAGCAAACAGCTGGACATAGGGAAGCCTCTTGTGGCATCCTGTGATCTGCACAGGGGACAGCAAGCAATGGTTTCCCAGAGACGAGATGGTGCCCCTGCCCAGAGTATGGGACACAGCCGCATCTCACACAGTAAGCAGCGCCCACGTCAGACATTGGGCCAGCCAGGCCGCCCCTTCACTAAGAGTGCAGAGTGTGCTGCCAAAGTCCCCACTGCAAGGAGCAATGAACCAGGGGAGAATGATGAGACTGAGCCCCATTGA
- the LOC112252411 gene encoding mucosa-associated lymphoid tissue lymphoma translocation protein 1 isoform X2 produces the protein MMKNMIRDIVIVQHPVSVYVPLNYKVTLSVRAEGTGILNYQWFKSSKEEVFGGTRADLIVTAQRSQLYICRVNDQFCNCMFSKWVTVKVLDIAKPGLPVAWRGEPHIAVHPAPQTVRQGERLTLSCTAFGIPTPHYQWYRNGLPLLGKTTDTLQIENAESDHRGTYLCYVSNVQEERWTEAADVEIVPSNQLTATDKVALLIGNLNYSHHPDLMAPTMDVHELANLLQQLGFRVVSLLDLTREEMLAAIDKFLLLLDRGVYALFYYAGHGYERLGRNYLVAIDAPQPYRSENCVCVQRVMCKMQERRTALNVVLLDTCRTWYNLDCIASEIRPLVPMGNTVYGYATCENAEAYEVQDGGKSTGIFTKYLNKHILQLEKVTHILELVSESQCSYLGRDPFVIGKQAVEIRHTLKEPRSLTDPIRTTGHTGELHLRDACRRQANELPHQKLLIFNCGVEVEVSFSALFSNVMVAFGRVKTTGPRAQDCTITLRSTPAMEDIFSSPGRSGEMDSLLLNNLVAENPDCSLRLCGLQKLQGSLVIKVDLHYTHMDRKLWLQESKQLDIGKPLVASCDLHRGQQAMVSQRRDGAPAQSMGHSRISHSKQRPRQTLGQPGRPFTKSAECAAKVPTARSNEPGENDETEPH, from the exons ATGATGAAAAACATGATCAGAG ACATCGTCATTGTGCAGCATCCTGTTTCTGTGTATGTACCACTGAACTATAAGGTGACTCTGAGTGTGAGAGCAGAGGGAACCGGTATCCTGAACTACCAGTGGTTCAAGTCTAGTAAAGAGGAG GTATTTGGTGGGACCAGAGCAGATCTGATTGTCACAGCCCAGAGGTCTCAGCTCTACATTTGTCGCGTGAATGACCAGTTCTGCAACTGTATGTTCAGTAAATGGGTCACAGTAAAGGTCCTGGACATTGCTAAACCAG gtcTCCCAGTAGCATGGCGAGGGGAGCCCCATATCGCTGTACACCCTGCACCCCAGACTGTCAGACAAGGGGAGAGACTCACCCTCAGCTGCACCGCCTTTGGCATTCCCACCCCTCACTACCAGTGGTACAGAAATGGACTTCCTCTGTTGGGCAAGACCACGGACACACTGCAG ATAGAGAATGCAGAGTCAGACCATAGAGGAACATATCTCTGCTATGTATCCAATGTtcaagaggagagatggacagaggcaGCTGATGTTGAAATAG TGCCATCTAATCAACTCACAG CGACTGACAAAGTGGCCCTGCTTATTGGTAACCTCAACTACTCCCACCATCCGGACCTGATGGCCCCCACTATGGATGTCCATGAGCTGGCCAACCTGCTGCAGCAGCTGGGCTTCAGAGTGGTGTCTCTACTGGATCTCACCAGGGAGGAGATGCTGGCGGCTATTGACAAGTTCCTTCTCCTGCTTGACAGGGGCGTGTATG CCCTGTTCTACTATGCTGGTCATGGGTACGAACGTTTAGGGAGAAACTATCTGGTGGCCATAGATGCTCCACAACCATACCGTTCAGAGAACTGTGTCTGTGTACAGAGGGTCATGTGCAAGATGCAGGAGAGACGGACTGCATTGAATGTGGTCTTACTAGACACCTGCAGAACATG GTACAACCTAGATTGCATAGCTTCTGAAATCAGGCCCTTGGTACCAATGGGAAACACCGTGTATGGATATGCCAC ATGTGAAAATGCAGAGGCTTATGAGGTACAGGACGGAGGGAAGAGCACCGGAATCTTCACTAAATATCTGAACAAGCACATCCTACAGCTAGAGAAAGTCACCCACATCCTGGAGCTGGTGTCTGAGAGTCAGTGTTCTT ATCTGGGCAGAGACCCTTTCGTCATAGGCAAGCAGGCGGTGGAAATCAGACACACACTAAAGGAGCCCCGCTCCCTCACAGATCCGATCAGGACCACCGGCCACACTGGAGAACTACATCTGAGAGACGCCTGCCGGAGACAGGCCAACG AGCTACCACATCAGAAGTTGCTTATTTTCAACTGTGGAGTTGAGGTGGAGGTCAGCTTCTCAGCCTTGTTCTCCAACGTCATGGTTGCTTTTGGCAGAGTGAAAACCACTGGACCCAGAGCCCAGGACTGCACTATCACTCTGAGGAGCACACCT GCAATGGAGGATATATTCTCTAGTCCTGGGAGGTCAGGTGAAATGGACTCTCTGTTGCTAAATAACTTGGTTGCTGAAAACCCTGACTGTAGCCTCAGACTTTGTGGCCTTCAAAAGCTTCAG GGATCCTTAGTGATAAAGGTGGACCTACACTATACCCACATGGACAGGAAGCTGTGGCTACAAGAGAGCAAACAGCTGGACATAGGGAAGCCTCTTGTGGCATCCTGTGATCTGCACAGGGGACAGCAAGCAATGGTTTCCCAGAGACGAGATGGTGCCCCTGCCCAGAGTATGGGACACAGCCGCATCTCACACAGTAAGCAGCGCCCACGTCAGACATTGGGCCAGCCAGGCCGCCCCTTCACTAAGAGTGCAGAGTGTGCTGCCAAAGTCCCCACTGCAAGGAGCAATGAACCAGGGGAGAATGATGAGACTGAGCCCCATTGA
- the LOC112252411 gene encoding mucosa-associated lymphoid tissue lymphoma translocation protein 1 isoform X5, with amino-acid sequence MFSKWVTVKVLDIAKPGLPVAWRGEPHIAVHPAPQTVRQGERLTLSCTAFGIPTPHYQWYRNGLPLLGKTTDTLQIENAESDHRGTYLCYVSNVQEERWTEAADVEIVPSNQLTATDKVALLIGNLNYSHHPDLMAPTMDVHELANLLQQLGFRVVSLLDLTREEMLAAIDKFLLLLDRGVYALFYYAGHGYERLGRNYLVAIDAPQPYRSENCVCVQRVMCKMQERRTALNVVLLDTCRTWYNLDCIASEIRPLVPMGNTVYGYATCENAEAYEVQDGGKSTGIFTKYLNKHILQLEKVTHILELVSESQCSYLGRDPFVIGKQAVEIRHTLKEPRSLTDPIRTTGHTGELHLRDACRRQANELPHQKLLIFNCGVEVEVSFSALFSNVMVAFGRVKTTGPRAQDCTITLRSTPAMEDIFSSPGRSGEMDSLLLNNLVAENPDCSLRLCGLQKLQGSLVIKVDLHYTHMDRKLWLQESKQLDIGKPLVASCDLHRGQQAMVSQRRDGAPAQSMGHSRISHSKQRPRQTLGQPGRPFTKSAECAAKVPTARSNEPGENDETEPH; translated from the exons ATGTTCAGTAAATGGGTCACAGTAAAGGTCCTGGACATTGCTAAACCAG gtcTCCCAGTAGCATGGCGAGGGGAGCCCCATATCGCTGTACACCCTGCACCCCAGACTGTCAGACAAGGGGAGAGACTCACCCTCAGCTGCACCGCCTTTGGCATTCCCACCCCTCACTACCAGTGGTACAGAAATGGACTTCCTCTGTTGGGCAAGACCACGGACACACTGCAG ATAGAGAATGCAGAGTCAGACCATAGAGGAACATATCTCTGCTATGTATCCAATGTtcaagaggagagatggacagaggcaGCTGATGTTGAAATAG TGCCATCTAATCAACTCACAG CGACTGACAAAGTGGCCCTGCTTATTGGTAACCTCAACTACTCCCACCATCCGGACCTGATGGCCCCCACTATGGATGTCCATGAGCTGGCCAACCTGCTGCAGCAGCTGGGCTTCAGAGTGGTGTCTCTACTGGATCTCACCAGGGAGGAGATGCTGGCGGCTATTGACAAGTTCCTTCTCCTGCTTGACAGGGGCGTGTATG CCCTGTTCTACTATGCTGGTCATGGGTACGAACGTTTAGGGAGAAACTATCTGGTGGCCATAGATGCTCCACAACCATACCGTTCAGAGAACTGTGTCTGTGTACAGAGGGTCATGTGCAAGATGCAGGAGAGACGGACTGCATTGAATGTGGTCTTACTAGACACCTGCAGAACATG GTACAACCTAGATTGCATAGCTTCTGAAATCAGGCCCTTGGTACCAATGGGAAACACCGTGTATGGATATGCCAC ATGTGAAAATGCAGAGGCTTATGAGGTACAGGACGGAGGGAAGAGCACCGGAATCTTCACTAAATATCTGAACAAGCACATCCTACAGCTAGAGAAAGTCACCCACATCCTGGAGCTGGTGTCTGAGAGTCAGTGTTCTT ATCTGGGCAGAGACCCTTTCGTCATAGGCAAGCAGGCGGTGGAAATCAGACACACACTAAAGGAGCCCCGCTCCCTCACAGATCCGATCAGGACCACCGGCCACACTGGAGAACTACATCTGAGAGACGCCTGCCGGAGACAGGCCAACG AGCTACCACATCAGAAGTTGCTTATTTTCAACTGTGGAGTTGAGGTGGAGGTCAGCTTCTCAGCCTTGTTCTCCAACGTCATGGTTGCTTTTGGCAGAGTGAAAACCACTGGACCCAGAGCCCAGGACTGCACTATCACTCTGAGGAGCACACCT GCAATGGAGGATATATTCTCTAGTCCTGGGAGGTCAGGTGAAATGGACTCTCTGTTGCTAAATAACTTGGTTGCTGAAAACCCTGACTGTAGCCTCAGACTTTGTGGCCTTCAAAAGCTTCAG GGATCCTTAGTGATAAAGGTGGACCTACACTATACCCACATGGACAGGAAGCTGTGGCTACAAGAGAGCAAACAGCTGGACATAGGGAAGCCTCTTGTGGCATCCTGTGATCTGCACAGGGGACAGCAAGCAATGGTTTCCCAGAGACGAGATGGTGCCCCTGCCCAGAGTATGGGACACAGCCGCATCTCACACAGTAAGCAGCGCCCACGTCAGACATTGGGCCAGCCAGGCCGCCCCTTCACTAAGAGTGCAGAGTGTGCTGCCAAAGTCCCCACTGCAAGGAGCAATGAACCAGGGGAGAATGATGAGACTGAGCCCCATTGA